In Acidobacteriota bacterium, one DNA window encodes the following:
- a CDS encoding class I SAM-dependent methyltransferase — protein MGSIQHKIAYRQDGRTPGPTNLIRRVALEAGQLLTRAGAYCLRYGLSTPESATLDTKAKDSKAELTYEDRVASEIARFNTELNVHDLPEIFHYWSNRFLRPMLEQVMEVSNPDEFYIKYIAKVSLDHPAQTLRVASLGAGNGDTEARIVKALLDRGISNFSLDCLDLNAIMLGRGEEAARQIGLSAHMRFQEVDLSKWHPAQPYAVVMANHVLHHIVPLEAVFDNVYKAIGKSGYFLTCDMIGRNGHMRWPEALAVVHDLWRAMPDRYKYNHQLSRYEEMYENWDCSQVGFEGIRAQDILPLLVKKFHFESFVGFGNLPDIFVERGFGHNFDPANAEDIAFIDRVANLNDQMIDAGTIKPTQMIAVMRATPGPAPHCYKHWTPEFCVRPPS, from the coding sequence ATGGGAAGCATCCAACACAAAATCGCGTATCGCCAGGATGGCCGGACACCCGGACCGACTAACCTGATTCGCCGCGTCGCGCTGGAGGCGGGCCAGTTGCTGACGCGCGCGGGGGCATACTGCCTGCGCTACGGGTTATCCACGCCCGAGAGTGCAACGCTTGACACCAAGGCGAAAGACTCCAAGGCGGAACTGACCTATGAAGACCGCGTGGCCAGCGAGATCGCACGCTTCAATACGGAATTAAATGTTCATGATTTGCCGGAGATTTTCCATTACTGGTCCAACCGTTTTCTGCGCCCCATGCTGGAGCAGGTGATGGAAGTAAGCAATCCGGATGAGTTTTACATCAAATACATCGCCAAGGTTTCACTCGACCATCCCGCCCAGACCCTTCGCGTGGCCAGCCTGGGCGCGGGCAATGGCGACACCGAAGCGCGCATCGTAAAAGCGTTGCTCGACCGCGGCATCAGCAATTTCAGCCTCGACTGTCTCGACCTCAACGCCATCATGCTGGGCCGCGGCGAAGAGGCGGCGCGCCAGATTGGCCTGAGCGCGCACATGCGCTTCCAGGAAGTGGACCTGTCCAAGTGGCATCCCGCGCAACCCTACGCGGTGGTAATGGCCAATCACGTCCTGCACCACATTGTTCCGCTGGAAGCCGTGTTCGACAATGTATATAAGGCCATCGGCAAGAGCGGCTACTTCCTCACCTGCGACATGATCGGCCGCAACGGGCACATGCGCTGGCCCGAGGCGCTGGCCGTGGTCCATGATCTGTGGCGGGCCATGCCGGATCGCTACAAGTACAATCATCAACTCTCGCGCTACGAAGAAATGTACGAAAACTGGGATTGCTCACAGGTGGGGTTCGAAGGCATTCGCGCGCAGGACATCCTGCCGTTGCTGGTGAAGAAATTCCACTTCGAGAGTTTCGTCGGTTTCGGCAATCTGCCGGATATCTTTGTGGAACGCGGCTTCGGCCATAACTTCGATCCCGCCAACGCGGAGGACATCGCCTTCATTGACCGCGTCGCAAACCTAAACGACCAGATGATCGACGCCGGAACCATCAAGCCCACCCAGATGATCGCCGTGATGCGAGCCACTCCCGGCCCCGCCCCGCATTGCTATAAACACTGGACGCCGGAGTTCTGCGTTCGCCCGCCCTCATAA
- a CDS encoding 2-oxoisovalerate dehydrogenase — MSEITFQAERDEDSGWLVASWDAPEGGGISTQGEDLWELQEQVTDAVACHFEGESAPHRIRLHFISDPLLLPA, encoded by the coding sequence ATGAGCGAGATTACTTTTCAGGCCGAGCGCGATGAGGATTCAGGTTGGCTAGTAGCGTCCTGGGATGCTCCCGAAGGTGGCGGCATTTCCACGCAAGGTGAGGATTTGTGGGAGCTTCAAGAGCAGGTTACCGACGCAGTTGCTTGTCACTTCGAGGGCGAATCGGCTCCGCATCGTATTCGCTTGCACTTCATCAGCGATCCCCTATTGCTCCCCGCATGA
- a CDS encoding type II toxin-antitoxin system HicA family toxin has product MKIPRDLSGADIVKALQRLGVTVPMHHVVAVGTLQSILRQAEVFLPDLLSAL; this is encoded by the coding sequence ATGAAAATTCCTCGTGATCTTTCCGGCGCGGATATCGTCAAGGCTTTGCAGCGGCTCGGCGTCACCGTGCCGATGCACCACGTCGTGGCGGTCGGCACGCTGCAAAGCATTCTCCGGCAAGCTGAAGTGTTCCTGCCGGACTTGCTTAGCGCCTTGTAG